The nucleotide window TCTCCTTCGGCAAAGGAGGCTGCATAATTATTAATTGCGGAAAAATTAAAACCCTTATCACTCTTCCAGATCACTATCTTTATATTATCATAACGTGTTTCAAACTCCCGGTAACACTGAAATGTTTTTTCCTCTGTACTGTTGTTCTCCGCTACGATCACTTCTACATTTTTATAGGAAGCTTTTTCCAAAACCGATTGAACGCAGACCCGCAGATCATCTGAATGATCTTTGTTTGGTATTATTACAGATACCTTTGGCCTTCCTTTTACCGGATAAACTACACGGTAAGCCCCTAAAACTTCATTTTGCTTTACCTTTACCTCACCTATCCCCACTCTCAGGCAATGCGCTTTGATAGCCCTGGCTCCGGCCTCAAAGGCATACATCTTTTTTTGGGGGTCTTCCGCAGTAGACTGGGCGCTGATTCTCCAATGATAAAGTACGCGGGGAATATGGCAAACATTTGAAGCCTGCTCCACACAGCGAAAAATAAAATCATAATCTTGAGCCCCGTCAAATTCCTGCCGGAATCCTCCTACTCCCTCTATCAAATCTCGTTTTGCTACAAACAAATGAGAGATATAATTCATACTCCTGAGCAAGTCAGGATTAAAATCCGGCTTAAAATGTGGATCAATATAAAACTCCTTTTTATTCTTATAAGTGAGCTTATCCTCATCAGAATATAACACGTCTGCATTTTTTCCTGCTGCCGCTTCTTGGTTGATTCTCCGGGCACATTCAAACAAAGCGTCTTCTGTCAGCAAATCGTCATGATCCAAAAGGACAATATAATCTCCTGTGGCGATAGACAGGGCTGCATTCGTATTTCCTGCTATCCCCTCGTTTTCCTGTAAAGTGAGAAACCGGATCCTCGCATCCTCTTTCTGATAGTTTTTGAGAACTTCCGTGATGCCGTAACTATCAAAGTCAGTTTCCCCTCTGTCTCCGCTCCCGTCCGCCATACATAACTCCCAGTTTTGATAAGTCTGTGACATCACAGATTCAATCATATCACACAAAAATTTCTGAGGCGTCCGGTAAAGTGGCACTATTATGCTAAAACACGGCATTAAATCAAATTTTTTCTGCCTCTGCACTTCCAATTGATCGGCAGGGGGCAGTACAAGTTTTCTCCATCCATTATAATCAATTTTATTACCCTTGATTTTTCTGTTCAGCTTCTTCATAAACGCTTTAAGCCCGTATTGCTTCAAAAAGGAGAATCCTCGCTCGACTGTATCGGCCCTAAAGATTTCCTGTATTTTTAAAATTCTGTCTCTCTTATCCTTTTGTTTGTCTCCTGGTACTAATTTTTCCTTTTTTTTCTTTTCATCCGCCTCAAAAATCATATAGTACGTATTATCCGGCAGGTAATCTATCAGAATACAAAAACCCAGCTTAAGCTTACTTTCCCCATGAAAAACATCCTGGTTTACGTCATAGCGGCTCGTGTCTGTTCTGTTTATTGATACAGGTGCCCCCTTCTGATCTATAACTCTGATTTTAACCGCAACATCCGGCCTGGAGCTGGCGGCCCATCCTAAAACCACCATTGTAGAACCCTGTACCTTAATATTGTCAATATAATATTTCATAATCAGCTCAGTCCCTCAATAAATTTTCCCATTTATTTCCTATCTTTGTTATCTGTTCAATAGTTCATAAGTTCTCTTTCAGATTTGACCATCACAATTTTGGCCCCTGGATTTAATAATTGAAGCAAATACCTCATCTTATCTTCATTTATAGCAACGCATCCAAGCGTTGTGTTACTGCTCCCTTTACAATGCAGGAATATTGCTGATGTAGAATCTTTTCTGCATTCGGGATTCACGTCTATATTTACAGCGTAGTTATACGATGGAACATAATCAAACAGATGTTCACCTGACAACCAGCCATCCGGGACCCTCCGAGAATCAATCAGCAGATTGTAATAAACACTGTTCAGATCATCTATCCAATACATATATGGGTTTATATCTATCCATTCCAGTGCCGTTCCAGGATTTTCTTTATTACCAAAAGCAATTCCAAGATCATAACAACCAAGCGGCGTAGTCTTATCCCCCTCTAATGTGTGAACAGAAAAACCGTTTTCTCCCAATTGAGCTTCTGTTTTGATAATCTCTGTCCATCCTGTTTCTGATTTCTCAAAAAAGTGCAGATCCGCACCAGACGTTGTTCCGTTTCCAACCACTGTAATTATTTGATCCGTATACTTTGCGGCTTCCATCTTACTAATCATATCTGTATCCGCATGCAGCAGCTTTGCATCTGATATTATATCCCCTGTTGCTGATCTTGCATAACAAAATAATAAATAATCTCCCGTATATTCTGGTATCCATTCTATATTTTTAAAGCTTCCCCAATCCGTCAGAGAATGCCATCCCTCTTCAGCAAAATCATAATATAGCCATTGATATTGGACTCCATCAAAAAGAGGCTCAGCCTCCATTTCTGCTTTTACAGAAGATGCAGTCACTGACAAAACTTGCAAATTGGCAGAAGAAAATCCAGGATAGCGATAATTTAACAATGTAGTACTCGAAACTATATCTTCAGAGGGCCCTTTCGCATAGCAATGCAGCATGTAATCTCCGCTATGGGGAGGCGTCCAGCGCAGACAATTCATCTCTTTCCAATCCTGTATCATATTCCAGCTCCCGGTCTGAAAATCGTAAAACAGCCATTGAAACTGAATCCCTTTTAGCTCCGGTTCAATCACCATACCGGCGATTATATCCTCTCCCTCGCCGTAGGGAGGCATATATATACCTGCGGCATGCAATTGCTCGTTTGAATAATATAGCAAAGTATTTGCTTCTATCAATTCTCCCGACGGTGCCATTGCATAGCAATGCAGCATATAATTTCCTGTTTTTGGCGGTATCCAGCGTACAAGCTCGCTGCTGTTCCAGTCTTGTATTACATTCCAGGTGTTGATATCAAAGTCAAAGTAAAGCCACTGATATTTCATTCCTTCTGTTTTCGGCTCTGCCACCATACCGGCTACGATATCTCCTCCATCTGTATAAGGCGGCAGATATATGTCTCCTGAATAATACGCCGCCTCTTGTGCTGCACTTTTTTCTTCTTCAGAAGCCGCGGCGGCCATTCCGCCCCATCTTATAAAAGAAAGTAAAAAAAAGAATAAAAAGCACTTCATGTACTTCTTTCTCATCATTTCTGTCCCTTCTGGCCACACCAACATTCCATACATTAAAACAAATCATATTTTATTATACCATTGCTTCCAGCCCAGCACAACCGATGCTCAGAACAAATCCTGCCGAAACCAAGTTCCAGCTCAAAATATTTACTTATCATTGCCTGCATGGTATAATTAGCCTGCCGTGTCCAATAATAATAAAAATAATGAAAGGGGGCAGTAATATTGCCAGAACAACCTTTGATTTCTGTATTGCTTACCAATTATAATCGGGAACAATATCTTCCATATTGTATAGAAAGTGTTTTAAATCAAACTTATCGCAATTTGGAATTTGTTATAATTGATGATGGCTCCTCTGACAATTCTGTCTCTGTTATAGATAAATATCATGACTCCCGGATACATTTTTATAAACTTAAGGAAAATCATCACATCAGCTATGCTACCAATTATGGACTGCAAAAACTGGCGGGAGACTATTTAGCATATATGGACAGCGATGACATATGGTCTGTCGATAAATTAGAAAAACAGCTTACTTTTCTGCAAAAAAATCCTCATTACAAAGCCTGTTTTACCTGGGTCGACTTAATCGATGAACAGGGGCAATGTATTAATTCATCGGAAAAAGCTTTGCATGATTTGTATGCAAGCACGACATCCAGCCGCGAAGAATGGCTGCGATATTTTTTCTTTGAAGGCAATCGCCTTAGTAAGCCTTCCGCATTAGTCGAAATAAATGCCGCCAAAGAAACTGGCTGTCATACACTAGCCTATGTACAGGCCCATGACT belongs to Qiania dongpingensis and includes:
- a CDS encoding L,D-transpeptidase family protein produces the protein MMRKKYMKCFLFFFLLSFIRWGGMAAAASEEEKSAAQEAAYYSGDIYLPPYTDGGDIVAGMVAEPKTEGMKYQWLYFDFDINTWNVIQDWNSSELVRWIPPKTGNYMLHCYAMAPSGELIEANTLLYYSNEQLHAAGIYMPPYGEGEDIIAGMVIEPELKGIQFQWLFYDFQTGSWNMIQDWKEMNCLRWTPPHSGDYMLHCYAKGPSEDIVSSTTLLNYRYPGFSSANLQVLSVTASSVKAEMEAEPLFDGVQYQWLYYDFAEEGWHSLTDWGSFKNIEWIPEYTGDYLLFCYARSATGDIISDAKLLHADTDMISKMEAAKYTDQIITVVGNGTTSGADLHFFEKSETGWTEIIKTEAQLGENGFSVHTLEGDKTTPLGCYDLGIAFGNKENPGTALEWIDINPYMYWIDDLNSVYYNLLIDSRRVPDGWLSGEHLFDYVPSYNYAVNIDVNPECRKDSTSAIFLHCKGSSNTTLGCVAINEDKMRYLLQLLNPGAKIVMVKSERELMNY
- a CDS encoding glycosyltransferase family 2 protein, with the protein product MKYYIDNIKVQGSTMVVLGWAASSRPDVAVKIRVIDQKGAPVSINRTDTSRYDVNQDVFHGESKLKLGFCILIDYLPDNTYYMIFEADEKKKKEKLVPGDKQKDKRDRILKIQEIFRADTVERGFSFLKQYGLKAFMKKLNRKIKGNKIDYNGWRKLVLPPADQLEVQRQKKFDLMPCFSIIVPLYRTPQKFLCDMIESVMSQTYQNWELCMADGSGDRGETDFDSYGITEVLKNYQKEDARIRFLTLQENEGIAGNTNAALSIATGDYIVLLDHDDLLTEDALFECARRINQEAAAGKNADVLYSDEDKLTYKNKKEFYIDPHFKPDFNPDLLRSMNYISHLFVAKRDLIEGVGGFRQEFDGAQDYDFIFRCVEQASNVCHIPRVLYHWRISAQSTAEDPQKKMYAFEAGARAIKAHCLRVGIGEVKVKQNEVLGAYRVVYPVKGRPKVSVIIPNKDHSDDLRVCVQSVLEKASYKNVEVIVAENNSTEEKTFQCYREFETRYDNIKIVIWKSDKGFNFSAINNYAASFAEGEYLLFLNNDTEFINEDCIEEMLGFCQRDDVGIVGAKLFYADDTIQHAGVVVGYGGIAGHTFIGFHKSEKTYFLRAFCAQDYSAVTAACMMTKRSIFEEVGGFYEGLAVAFNDIDYCMKVRSLDKLVVFNPFAQLYHYESKSRGIEDTPEKVIRFEHEVETFRERWAEILEKGDPYYNPNLTLLNSDFSLRNFEKEPDEGITRKVQNGC